The Opisthocomus hoazin isolate bOpiHoa1 chromosome 2, bOpiHoa1.hap1, whole genome shotgun sequence genomic interval aagactcaagagccaacccatcccgcctgtccagagctgctgggaagtgaaatgcagtgaggggggaatgactcacagattaggaagggctttgtacacccatgctaatcctgcaccgtaacctttggattacagcagccagtgcgcagcgcaggacgcagacggagccacttagtttgctatctcccagcctcagcgatgagcaagcggtggctgccacatctgggacaaatccaaggatttttgggtcaaatccaaggttcacagctgcttgcaagtggtcatacatggacaggagactggaacagcaagtgatgttgtctgggacggaaaagctggtgagaagcatccttgtcccatcatcagtgttgcagaacagggcttcacgtggctaagggcgaccaccagcgaaagcacagactagaaagcagcaagcaaggagctccagacatcacctgtgatgtgcaagcactgccagtgtcatgtctgggatgaagattaagcagcagtctctcctccagagaccaaggttactgaggcagtttaagatctgtggcaacacaaacatggctgttcagatgaaggatgttatgagaccaggggaagacagcaaccttgtagcacacaactcaccacatagaggtcaaagtgaacagctgcctaaaaattcccatcaggaaaaagcactttggcactgaactctgccagcacccaccccctcaccaccctgtagcatccaagccaggggcagtttggccagatacaggaaattttgttgtaaacctggggtcagaaaactggggtcagaaaactggggtgagtaacctaaattcatcagaaaggttgaggggtgaccaggtgataaagaagttcttagtagtttctgcgatgaccgttttgtgcatctgaaggttgcccagagaagctgtggctgccccctccgtggaagtgttcaaggccaggctggatggggctttgaacagcctggtctggtggaaggtgtccctgcccatggcaggggggctggaaccagatgatctacaaggtcccttccaacccaaactgttctgtggttctgtggctctatgaagaaaggtcacttcatgcccacagatgaccctgccaggataaggctgagacccatcttcagtgattacatggCGAGTTTGGACTGCAGGGTCTCACAGGTCTTTCGGGGGTGACGAAGGCAGGCAGTTTAGGTATACCCGTccacgccagctccagccaggagaggaagggcatcctctccagccagcgccttccttagccagcccggctaagccaaacgcatccttagcccgcactgacaccgactgcggaggaaaggcactgccacagctcacacgtgcggaaacttcacaactccctcaaggtttttgaccaccaccacccccctttacccagctgcaggaacaggtgcacaatctctagactttggatttctggcccaggtggtggccagctgcagaaaaagaggtaggaggacctaaggagcttctgctcactgaaaccatgcgcagcagcacccggatctctgctcctccccttccccaccccaccaagaaggggcaaaagaagcagatgaaatgcaaggggtttgctcatcgctggttctcgctggcacagctatggaaagggatgggcacactgctgaagagcgctgcgtcccgtgctgctgtgcttcctcctggctccgacacggcagctcaagtcagccggagctgtggcacagcctcttacgcagagcccaccacggctggaccttgcagctcagagcctgggaaacactggctgctggctctgcagtgccagaacagagcatcagcagctcaaactacatcactctcttcaatttgtacttcctcacaagaaaagtatagccatgaagaataaaagccatgaatcagaacacacacattcgagcacgtgagagcaaatggttttaatacacgttgtagtgggagatcagtggtctcggtccatatattcatctgcgggacccacacagaattgatttcagagctctttttaggcttcatcttcggaaattttgccggtagattgaaggacgtcagcaagaaaatgcagcgactccactccagaggcgagctgtccgatggaccaggttgcgcccagtattatcttgtggaggctttgcacgacgaaatctatgttgtgcttcactggccccaggttggtcatttggctcgctctcaggttttcgttctccaccttggaactctccagctcttgctggagaatggagacctcctgcttcagcttctccacgttgctttctgcctgcagagcccgctgGGTCATTAACTGGAGACTCCGCTCAGTCCGCTGGGCAAAGGACTGTAGCTCTcggacttccctctcctgtttagccaggctggccttcagctgcctctccagcctccgcaccgtgca includes:
- the LOC142364646 gene encoding endosome-associated-trafficking regulator 1-like, which produces MNPSHDSLGMDAFAPWEHASHPYPGYSECSRGGESHMLPEEATADRELPSLQLTDNVLREENAMLRKVIKSMQGSLESQACTVRRLERQLKASLAKQEREVRELQSFAQRTERSLQLMTQRALQAESNVEKLKQEVSILQQELESSKVENENLRASQMTNLGPVKHNIDFVVQSLHKIILGATWSIGQLASGVESLHFLADVLQSTGKISEDEA